Proteins co-encoded in one Terriglobia bacterium genomic window:
- a CDS encoding tetratricopeptide repeat protein, translating into MRRIKVSTLALVMIFGLQAFAHESANGMHISTKSPQAHVFFEKGIQKMEMLHTQDGLANFRSAVQADPQFALGHIMLTFFSQDPTEQVAEREKALATRASAGPEEKLIIDWLANASQANWVPAIQAMNEALSGYPHDKHLHWLAGWWLQLDRSQTQRAIAMFEQTMKIDPQFADAYNEAAYCYARQNNFDKAFADIKRYTELVPNEPNPQDSFAEISRMSGRFEDALTHYRMSLKIDPSFHESQLGLGDTYALMGDQQKARAEYAKAIEVASPVQKVLWSLQVAATYVREGDLANADKAFTAVAEQAHAKDFVNIEAEAYRSMSLYQLEGAASLALLAKAEAALHEVHKVPQSLLNQELAQVLRTRVERALADNNSELAAATLKQLQTLSEANDADGIIAGAFHGAAGTMALTEGKFADAVNHLEEDESNAISMRALIAAYTKNGQQGNATRLAAKLAALNVPLIEQAVVVPEFRKQRAAMASKSNPALDPRAKYR; encoded by the coding sequence ATGAGGCGGATCAAGGTTTCCACGCTGGCGCTGGTCATGATTTTTGGGCTGCAAGCGTTCGCGCATGAAAGCGCCAATGGCATGCATATTTCCACCAAGTCGCCGCAGGCGCATGTGTTCTTTGAAAAAGGCATACAGAAGATGGAGATGCTGCACACGCAGGACGGCCTGGCTAATTTCCGCAGCGCCGTGCAGGCTGATCCGCAATTCGCCCTGGGCCACATCATGCTCACCTTCTTTTCACAGGACCCGACGGAGCAGGTAGCCGAGCGCGAAAAAGCGCTGGCCACGCGCGCTTCCGCCGGTCCGGAAGAAAAATTGATCATTGACTGGCTGGCCAACGCAAGCCAGGCCAACTGGGTCCCCGCGATCCAGGCCATGAATGAAGCGCTCAGCGGCTATCCCCACGACAAGCATCTGCACTGGCTGGCCGGATGGTGGCTGCAACTTGACCGCAGCCAGACGCAGCGCGCCATCGCCATGTTTGAGCAGACCATGAAGATCGATCCCCAGTTTGCCGACGCCTATAACGAAGCCGCGTATTGCTACGCGCGGCAGAACAACTTTGACAAGGCTTTTGCCGACATCAAGCGCTACACCGAACTCGTTCCCAATGAGCCCAACCCGCAGGATTCTTTCGCGGAAATCTCGCGCATGTCCGGGCGCTTTGAAGATGCGCTCACGCACTACCGCATGTCACTCAAGATCGATCCCAGCTTCCATGAATCACAGCTTGGCCTGGGCGATACTTACGCGCTGATGGGTGACCAGCAAAAAGCCCGCGCAGAATATGCCAAAGCCATTGAAGTTGCGTCGCCGGTGCAGAAAGTTTTGTGGTCATTGCAGGTGGCCGCAACGTATGTCCGTGAAGGCGACCTGGCCAATGCAGACAAGGCTTTTACCGCTGTAGCCGAGCAGGCGCATGCCAAGGATTTCGTCAATATAGAAGCTGAAGCATATCGCAGCATGTCCTTGTATCAGCTTGAGGGCGCTGCGTCGCTGGCTTTGCTGGCCAAGGCTGAAGCTGCTCTCCATGAAGTGCATAAAGTTCCGCAATCGTTGCTCAATCAGGAACTGGCCCAGGTGCTGCGTACCCGCGTGGAGCGCGCCCTGGCGGATAACAACTCCGAGCTGGCCGCGGCCACGCTCAAGCAACTGCAAACGCTTTCCGAGGCTAATGACGCTGACGGCATTATCGCCGGAGCATTTCATGGCGCCGCCGGCACTATGGCGCTGACGGAAGGCAAATTTGCCGACGCCGTGAACCATCTGGAAGAAGACGAGTCCAACGCCATCTCCATGCGCGCCCTGATTGCCGCCTATACCAAGAACGGACAGCAGGGCAACGCCACTCGACTGGCCGCCAAGCTGGCCGCGCTGAACGTTCCGCTGATCGAGCAGGCAGTTGTGGTCCCGGAATTCCGCAAGCAGCGCGCCGCCATGGCGTCAAAGTCGAATCCGGCGCTGGATCCGCGAGCAAAATATCGCTAA
- a CDS encoding c-type cytochrome, which produces MNRTAFHFTVAIIFFAACSSGAQRPAGPSPEDSANPAEQVFKNIQVLKGTPANQIVPSMQFIANSLGVECDFCHVRGAFEKDDKKPKQTARQMIQMQMAINRDNFKGEREVTCFSCHRGAHDPVGVPIISDQEPKRPAVEGLMVAPTPNAAEKIIDHYIEAVGGAEAMQKITSRVEKGTISFGPQQLPVEVLAKAPNKRISLVHTPNGDNITAFDGHAGWLGNPGGRPPRDMSAPENEAIGFDATFYLPTELKKMFAQFRVRPAADKIGGHDVYQLIGENPGKPPMRLFFDKESGLLLRSVRYADTPLGRNPTQVDYADYRAQDGIKVPFQWTVARPLGRFTIQITELQQNVPVDDKKFEKPAAAPPAPAEGKGPAK; this is translated from the coding sequence ATGAACAGGACCGCCTTTCATTTCACCGTCGCCATTATTTTCTTTGCAGCTTGTTCCTCCGGGGCACAAAGACCGGCGGGCCCTTCGCCAGAGGACAGCGCCAATCCAGCGGAACAGGTATTCAAGAATATTCAGGTGCTCAAGGGCACGCCGGCGAACCAGATAGTCCCATCGATGCAGTTCATCGCCAATTCGCTGGGCGTGGAGTGCGATTTCTGTCACGTGCGCGGCGCGTTTGAGAAGGACGACAAGAAGCCGAAGCAGACGGCGCGCCAGATGATCCAGATGCAGATGGCAATCAACCGCGACAACTTCAAGGGCGAGCGCGAGGTGACGTGTTTCTCATGCCATCGCGGTGCGCATGATCCGGTAGGCGTGCCGATCATCTCTGACCAAGAGCCGAAACGGCCAGCGGTCGAAGGACTCATGGTGGCGCCCACGCCCAATGCTGCGGAAAAAATCATTGATCATTACATAGAAGCGGTTGGCGGCGCAGAGGCCATGCAGAAAATCACCAGCCGCGTGGAGAAAGGGACGATCAGTTTCGGTCCGCAACAGCTCCCGGTCGAAGTGCTGGCCAAAGCCCCGAACAAACGCATCTCCCTGGTGCACACGCCGAACGGCGATAACATTACGGCGTTTGACGGCCATGCGGGATGGCTGGGCAATCCGGGCGGAAGGCCACCGCGCGACATGAGCGCGCCGGAAAACGAAGCCATCGGCTTTGACGCCACGTTTTACCTGCCCACGGAACTCAAGAAGATGTTTGCGCAGTTCCGCGTGCGGCCCGCGGCGGACAAGATCGGCGGGCACGACGTGTATCAATTGATCGGAGAGAATCCGGGCAAGCCTCCGATGCGGCTGTTCTTTGATAAAGAGTCAGGCCTGTTGTTGCGCAGTGTTCGCTATGCTGACACGCCGCTGGGCCGCAATCCGACGCAAGTGGATTACGCGGATTATCGCGCCCAGGATGGAATAAAAGTTCCTTTCCAGTGGACCGTTGCGCGACCGCTGGGGCGCTTTACGATTCAGATAACAGAGCTGCAGCAGAACGTGCCGGTGGACGATAAGAAGTTTGAGAAACCTGCTGCTGCGCCGCCAGCTCCGGCGGAAGGAAAGGGGCCGGCGAAGTAG
- the def gene encoding peptide deformylase — translation MTLTIVQAGDPVLRRAARALRPNEIRSREIRELIQQMKETMYAAPGVGLAAPQIGQGIQLAVIEDRPEYIKDWTPEQLAERERHVVPFQVIINPKITLLGEERIEYFEGCLSLNNLMALTPRARRVRVECVDEKGEAKVIEASGWYARILQHEIDHLGGTMYVDHMYPRTLMTVENFTQHWKGKTLPELQKQLLAPEKRR, via the coding sequence ATGACTCTGACCATCGTCCAAGCCGGTGATCCCGTCCTGCGCAGGGCTGCGCGGGCGTTGCGGCCGAACGAGATTCGCAGCCGCGAGATCCGCGAACTGATCCAGCAAATGAAAGAGACAATGTATGCCGCGCCGGGCGTAGGGCTGGCCGCGCCGCAGATTGGGCAGGGAATTCAACTGGCGGTGATTGAGGACCGTCCGGAATATATAAAGGACTGGACGCCGGAACAATTGGCGGAGCGCGAACGCCATGTGGTGCCGTTCCAGGTGATCATCAATCCAAAGATCACGCTTCTGGGCGAAGAGCGCATTGAATATTTTGAAGGCTGCCTGAGCCTGAATAACCTGATGGCGCTTACGCCGCGCGCGCGCCGCGTCCGGGTGGAATGTGTGGACGAAAAAGGCGAGGCGAAAGTGATTGAAGCCAGCGGCTGGTATGCGCGCATTCTGCAGCATGAGATCGACCATCTTGGCGGAACGATGTACGTGGACCATATGTATCCGCGCACGCTGATGACGGTGGAAAATTTTACGCAGCACTGGAAGGGCAAGACGCTGCCGGAGCTGCAAAAACAACTACTCGCACCGGAAAAACGGCGATAG
- a CDS encoding PEGA domain-containing protein has product MRYIRAVLCVLLCLQFAIAQNQPPSPGSPDQQISTQPQAAPPAAGQESKPDAPKADAAPQQGAQPQSSTQPGTPAAPALTGFGLEDGTPVKLRLTRNLSSGTDKKGDTVDFEVMEDVSVNGLVVIPRGGIAWATITEAQPKRRMGRGGKLDVNIDSVRLKDGEKVPMRAVKENKGGGHVGAMTGAMVATGIVFFPAAPLFLFMHGKDINIPKGTEITAYVASNIPLEKAKFQEGSPQSATAAAAAASSSITPAEADAMIALVSTPVGAEVSVDDAFVGNAPAKLRLKPGKHMIKVTMVGYKDWGREMTVMSGSEVNLTATLEKVN; this is encoded by the coding sequence ATGAGATACATCCGCGCCGTTTTGTGTGTGCTTTTGTGCTTACAGTTTGCTATCGCTCAGAACCAACCGCCTTCGCCAGGCTCGCCTGACCAGCAAATTTCAACACAGCCGCAGGCCGCGCCCCCGGCAGCCGGCCAGGAATCAAAGCCGGACGCTCCCAAAGCAGACGCCGCGCCGCAGCAGGGTGCGCAGCCGCAAAGCTCTACGCAGCCCGGGACCCCCGCCGCGCCGGCGCTGACGGGCTTTGGGCTGGAAGATGGAACGCCGGTGAAACTGCGGCTGACGCGGAACCTCTCGTCGGGTACCGACAAAAAGGGCGACACGGTCGACTTTGAGGTCATGGAAGATGTGAGCGTGAACGGACTCGTGGTGATCCCGCGCGGCGGTATTGCCTGGGCCACTATTACCGAGGCGCAGCCCAAAAGGCGCATGGGCCGCGGCGGCAAGCTGGACGTGAACATCGACAGCGTTCGCCTGAAGGACGGAGAGAAAGTCCCAATGCGCGCAGTGAAGGAGAACAAAGGCGGAGGACACGTAGGCGCGATGACCGGCGCCATGGTGGCTACCGGTATTGTTTTTTTTCCAGCGGCGCCGTTGTTCCTCTTCATGCACGGCAAAGACATCAACATTCCCAAAGGAACCGAAATCACCGCCTATGTAGCCTCCAATATTCCACTGGAAAAGGCGAAATTCCAGGAAGGCTCACCTCAGAGCGCAACCGCGGCCGCGGCTGCGGCCTCAAGCAGCATCACTCCTGCCGAAGCCGACGCCATGATTGCCTTGGTCTCAACGCCGGTTGGGGCCGAGGTCTCCGTGGATGACGCATTCGTCGGCAATGCTCCCGCCAAGCTGAGATTAAAGCCGGGCAAACACATGATCAAGGTAACCATGGTCGGTTACAAGGATTGGGGGCGGGAGATGACCGTTATGTCAGGTTCCGAAGTCAACCTGACCGCCACACTGGAGAAAGTCAACTAG
- a CDS encoding M13 family metallopeptidase, with the protein MRKLLIACVPLVVLTLVSFSAAQSAPPAPTLPYSPSLDVSSMDKSVDPCVDFYQYSCGGWQQKNPIPPDQTSWGVYGKLYQDNLNFLRGILEQAAATKAQRDTVTQEIGDFYAACMDEPAVEKLGLGALKPQLAAIVQLKSVNELAPVVARMQLDLGGAIFFGSSARQDPDNSEQQIAGVDQGGIGLPDRDYYTKDDPKSKETRERYVQHVQKIFELLGDKPTIAKENADVVMRIETALATASLTRVERRDPYKRKNKIKLADLEQMVPSFDWAAYYRTLKAPQFEIINAAPPTFFKELEAQLKGEPIGNLRNYLRFHLANGYAAYLSSQFVQENFDFYLKYLRGAKELQPRWKRCVQYTDRDLGEALGQAYVRKVFSPELKASTLDMVRRIEDAMAQRIAQLDWMSPETKEQAMAKLHGIRNKIGYPEKWRDYSSVKILRNDFLGDVQRTTEFERHRNFSKIGQPVDHGEWGMTPPTVNAYYNGQMNDINFPAGVLQPPLYDAKMDDAPNYGNTGGTIGHELTHGFDDQGAKFDAKGNLRDWWTKEDKQKFEERTKCVADQYAQYVVVDDLHINSRLTLGEDVADLGGEILGYIAWKDATKDKDLKPVDGLTPEQRFFIGFAQWDCSNTRPEEMRLRALTDPHSPSKYRINGVVVNMPDFANAFSCKAGQPMVNPPEKVCKVW; encoded by the coding sequence ATGAGAAAACTGCTGATCGCTTGCGTACCGTTGGTCGTCCTTACTCTTGTTTCATTTTCCGCTGCGCAATCTGCGCCGCCTGCGCCGACGCTGCCGTATTCGCCCAGCCTGGACGTGAGTTCCATGGACAAGTCGGTCGATCCCTGCGTGGACTTCTACCAATACTCGTGCGGCGGCTGGCAGCAGAAAAACCCGATTCCGCCGGACCAGACTTCATGGGGCGTTTACGGCAAGCTGTACCAGGACAACCTGAATTTTCTGCGCGGCATTCTGGAGCAGGCCGCCGCGACCAAGGCCCAGCGCGATACGGTGACGCAGGAGATCGGCGATTTTTACGCTGCGTGCATGGATGAGCCGGCGGTGGAGAAGCTGGGACTGGGCGCGCTGAAGCCGCAACTGGCGGCGATCGTACAGTTGAAATCGGTAAATGAGCTGGCGCCGGTGGTGGCGCGGATGCAGCTTGACTTGGGCGGCGCGATTTTCTTCGGCAGCAGCGCGCGTCAGGACCCGGACAACTCAGAACAGCAGATTGCCGGAGTGGACCAGGGCGGAATTGGACTGCCGGACCGCGACTATTACACCAAGGATGATCCCAAGTCCAAAGAGACGCGTGAGCGCTACGTGCAACACGTGCAGAAGATATTTGAGTTGCTGGGAGACAAGCCGACGATCGCGAAGGAAAATGCCGACGTGGTGATGCGGATTGAGACGGCGCTGGCCACTGCGTCACTCACGCGGGTGGAGCGGCGCGATCCGTACAAGCGCAAGAACAAGATCAAACTGGCCGATCTGGAGCAGATGGTGCCGAGCTTTGACTGGGCGGCTTACTATCGGACGCTAAAAGCGCCGCAGTTTGAAATTATCAATGCGGCCCCGCCTACGTTTTTCAAAGAGCTGGAAGCGCAACTGAAGGGCGAGCCGATTGGCAACCTGCGCAACTATCTGCGCTTTCATCTGGCCAATGGCTATGCAGCGTATTTGTCTTCCCAGTTTGTGCAGGAGAATTTTGACTTCTACCTGAAATACCTGCGCGGCGCGAAAGAGCTGCAGCCGCGCTGGAAGCGCTGCGTGCAATACACTGACCGCGACCTGGGCGAAGCGCTGGGGCAGGCTTACGTGCGCAAGGTGTTCTCGCCGGAGCTGAAGGCGAGCACGCTGGACATGGTGCGCCGGATAGAAGACGCGATGGCGCAACGGATCGCGCAGTTGGACTGGATGAGTCCGGAAACCAAGGAGCAGGCCATGGCGAAGCTGCATGGCATACGCAACAAGATTGGCTATCCGGAAAAGTGGCGCGACTATAGCTCAGTGAAAATCCTGCGTAATGATTTTCTGGGCGACGTGCAGCGCACGACGGAGTTTGAGCGGCACCGCAACTTCAGCAAGATTGGGCAGCCAGTGGACCACGGCGAATGGGGCATGACGCCGCCAACCGTAAATGCTTACTACAACGGCCAGATGAACGACATCAATTTTCCCGCAGGCGTGTTGCAGCCACCACTCTATGACGCGAAGATGGATGACGCGCCGAACTATGGCAATACTGGCGGAACGATTGGCCACGAGTTGACGCACGGTTTTGACGACCAGGGCGCGAAGTTTGATGCCAAAGGAAACCTGCGCGACTGGTGGACGAAGGAAGATAAACAGAAATTCGAGGAACGCACCAAGTGCGTGGCCGACCAGTACGCGCAATACGTGGTGGTGGATGACCTGCACATTAATAGCCGGTTGACGCTGGGCGAGGACGTGGCTGACCTGGGTGGAGAAATCCTGGGCTATATCGCGTGGAAAGACGCCACCAAAGATAAAGACCTGAAGCCGGTGGACGGGCTGACGCCGGAGCAGCGCTTCTTTATCGGCTTTGCGCAGTGGGATTGCTCGAATACGCGTCCGGAGGAGATGCGGCTGCGCGCGCTGACCGATCCGCATTCACCTTCAAAATACCGCATCAATGGCGTGGTGGTAAACATGCCGGACTTTGCCAATGCGTTTTCCTGCAAAGCGGGCCAGCCGATGGTGAATCCGCCGGAGAAGGTGTGCAAGGTTTGGTAA
- a CDS encoding MBL fold metallo-hydrolase, with amino-acid sequence MAVMIAMAACASAQGIKVTLLGTGSPLPRMDRFGPSILVEAGQETLLFDCGRGAAQRLNQLKVPFADVTALFLTHLHSDHTVGIPDVWLTGWIRGRKLPLRVWGPPGTKNMMTHLAQAYEFDIHIRRDVDEKFPGAAVEVVAKDIGEGVVYESNGVKVTAFTVDHGVVKPALGYRVDFGGHAVVLSGDTRYSENLIRFSHGADVLVHEVIDPEAFREQAPFLNAEQRENVIAHHTTPEQAGKIFTKVKPKLAVYSHIVPGTTPNVVRLTRTTYSGPLEMGEDLMAIEIGDKVEVHRAQP; translated from the coding sequence ATGGCTGTAATGATCGCCATGGCCGCGTGCGCATCTGCGCAGGGAATCAAGGTGACACTTCTGGGGACCGGTTCTCCTCTTCCCCGAATGGACCGCTTCGGGCCGAGCATTCTGGTGGAAGCCGGGCAAGAAACGTTGCTCTTTGACTGTGGCCGAGGCGCGGCCCAGCGGCTGAATCAGCTTAAAGTTCCGTTTGCCGACGTAACAGCTTTATTTCTCACTCATCTGCATTCTGACCACACGGTTGGAATTCCGGACGTGTGGCTGACCGGCTGGATACGAGGGCGGAAACTCCCGCTGCGAGTCTGGGGGCCACCGGGCACGAAAAATATGATGACGCACCTGGCCCAGGCCTATGAGTTCGACATACATATCCGGCGCGACGTGGATGAAAAGTTTCCCGGCGCAGCCGTGGAGGTTGTGGCCAAGGACATCGGCGAAGGCGTTGTCTACGAAAGCAACGGTGTGAAGGTAACCGCCTTTACAGTCGATCATGGAGTGGTTAAGCCGGCGCTGGGATATCGTGTGGATTTTGGCGGCCACGCGGTCGTGCTTTCAGGAGATACGCGTTATTCTGAAAACCTGATCCGCTTCTCCCATGGCGCGGATGTCCTGGTCCACGAAGTGATCGATCCGGAAGCGTTTCGCGAGCAGGCCCCATTTCTCAACGCGGAACAAAGGGAGAATGTGATCGCGCATCACACCACCCCAGAGCAGGCCGGGAAGATTTTTACCAAGGTGAAGCCAAAACTTGCGGTGTATTCACACATCGTACCGGGGACCACGCCCAACGTGGTCCGGCTAACACGAACCACCTATTCAGGCCCGCTGGAAATGGGAGAAGACCTGATGGCGATTGAAATTGGGGACAAAGTAGAAGTCCACCGGGCTCAGCCTTGA
- a CDS encoding TRIC cation channel family protein, with amino-acid sequence MNLPIDKLFFLIDFLGVFVGAFGGALAAVRDTRYKYDLVGVTGLALVSALGGGITRDLILQKGPPLAFADVRYLITALAGAVIGMLFAQKIGKNTERAVIFIDAAALGLFAVAGCTRALNNGMTILAAFLLGVTTAVGGGCIRDVLSGRTPKIFERGELYAIAAAFGAAMFLLCDALKLPREVSTVVGSLCGFGLRLLALRYHWETRSIRTE; translated from the coding sequence GTGAATCTGCCTATCGACAAACTTTTTTTCCTGATCGATTTTCTGGGCGTGTTTGTGGGCGCGTTTGGCGGAGCACTGGCCGCAGTGCGCGACACACGCTATAAGTACGATCTGGTTGGGGTTACCGGCTTGGCGCTGGTGTCAGCGCTGGGCGGCGGCATAACGCGAGACCTAATCCTGCAAAAAGGCCCGCCGCTGGCGTTTGCCGATGTCCGCTACCTGATCACCGCGCTGGCGGGCGCTGTGATTGGAATGCTGTTTGCGCAAAAGATCGGCAAGAACACGGAGCGGGCTGTCATCTTTATTGACGCTGCAGCGCTCGGGTTGTTTGCGGTGGCCGGGTGCACGCGGGCGCTCAATAACGGAATGACCATCCTTGCGGCATTCCTGCTGGGCGTGACAACGGCCGTGGGCGGAGGATGCATCCGCGACGTGCTGAGCGGGCGCACACCGAAAATTTTTGAACGCGGCGAACTCTACGCGATTGCCGCTGCTTTTGGCGCAGCGATGTTCTTATTGTGTGACGCGCTCAAGCTGCCGCGTGAAGTTTCGACAGTCGTGGGTTCGCTGTGCGGATTTGGGCTGCGATTGCTGGCGTTGCGGTATCACTGGGAGACGCGGTCAATCAGGACGGAGTAG
- a CDS encoding MBL fold metallo-hydrolase: protein MHLALGILLALLASQPDSKPEWCRDLPRPAYSKLERVSVPDKWFEVYRIRPGLFAIYEPHQQEEIISYLIVGKKQALLFDTGMGISDIKKVVKGLTTLPVSVMNSHTHNDHVSDNWRFSRIYGMDTAFTREHAKGTIAAAQEEIVPGAICGELPAGFNPKTYRVKPFHITDWIHDGSKIDLGGRVLQVISTPGHTPDSISLWDAQNKLLFTGDMYYPGAIFLFRPETDLDAYEASIKKMSALGATLLLPAHNVPVADPADLPRVLAAIKEARSGKMKPIKAEHWSEYKFDGFSFLLSK, encoded by the coding sequence ATGCATCTCGCCCTCGGCATTCTCCTTGCTCTTCTCGCTTCGCAGCCCGACTCAAAACCAGAGTGGTGCCGCGACCTGCCTCGTCCCGCTTATAGCAAGCTGGAACGCGTCAGTGTTCCAGACAAATGGTTTGAAGTCTATCGCATCCGCCCCGGCCTGTTCGCCATTTACGAGCCGCACCAGCAGGAAGAGATCATCTCCTACCTGATCGTCGGCAAAAAACAGGCGCTGCTCTTTGACACCGGCATGGGCATCAGCGATATCAAAAAAGTTGTCAAAGGCCTCACCACTCTCCCCGTCAGCGTCATGAACTCCCACACGCACAATGATCACGTAAGCGACAACTGGCGTTTCAGCAGGATTTACGGCATGGACACAGCTTTCACCCGTGAACATGCCAAGGGAACTATCGCAGCGGCGCAGGAAGAGATTGTTCCCGGTGCGATCTGTGGCGAGCTTCCCGCCGGCTTCAATCCAAAAACTTACCGCGTGAAACCGTTTCACATCACAGACTGGATCCACGACGGCTCAAAGATCGATCTGGGCGGACGCGTCTTGCAGGTAATTTCAACTCCCGGCCACACGCCCGACTCCATCTCGCTGTGGGACGCGCAAAACAAATTACTCTTCACCGGCGACATGTATTATCCCGGAGCAATCTTCCTATTCCGTCCGGAAACCGATCTCGACGCCTACGAAGCTTCTATAAAAAAGATGTCTGCGCTGGGAGCCACGCTGCTACTTCCCGCGCACAACGTCCCTGTCGCCGATCCCGCCGACCTGCCTCGCGTTCTGGCCGCAATTAAAGAAGCGCGCAGCGGAAAGATGAAGCCCATCAAAGCCGAGCACTGGTCAGAGTATAAGTTTGATGGGTTCTCATTTCTGTTGAGCAAATAG
- the ada gene encoding bifunctional DNA-binding transcriptional regulator/O6-methylguanine-DNA methyltransferase Ada, with protein sequence MQMTSGSPNQKWNLVLAHDAKADGRFVYAVKSTGVFCRPSCPSRRPKRENVEFFDSPTQAQQAGYRPCRRCTPLERNRQTQKVEAACRYIDQNLDITLSLTAISRHVAISPFHFQRLFKRILGISPREYQQARRAGKFRQALLGDGSVTEAIYEAGYSSSSRAYESIPAQLGMTPSAFRRGGEGIEIRCTVISTELGKLLVATTERGVCAVRFGESDAALLRELKHDFGAAEIRRDDAGLEAVAKQIKQLLKGSTAPLNIPLDLRGTAFQQMVWKELQRIPSGQTWSYTELAKTIGRPKAVRAVANACGSNPVAVVVPCHRVVQKNGSLAGYRWGVKRKAALLEKEAAGH encoded by the coding sequence ATGCAAATGACATCAGGCAGTCCAAACCAAAAATGGAACCTTGTGCTGGCGCATGACGCCAAGGCAGACGGCCGCTTTGTTTACGCAGTGAAGTCAACCGGAGTATTTTGCCGTCCTTCATGCCCCAGCCGGCGGCCAAAGCGCGAGAACGTTGAATTTTTTGATTCACCTACGCAGGCGCAGCAGGCGGGATATCGTCCGTGCCGCCGCTGCACGCCGCTCGAACGCAATCGGCAGACGCAGAAAGTGGAAGCGGCCTGCCGGTACATTGACCAGAACCTGGACATCACGCTGAGCCTGACGGCCATCTCGCGCCACGTGGCCATCAGCCCATTTCACTTTCAACGACTGTTCAAGCGGATTCTGGGAATCAGCCCGAGGGAGTATCAACAGGCGCGGCGGGCAGGGAAGTTTCGGCAGGCGCTGCTTGGAGACGGCAGCGTGACAGAAGCGATCTATGAAGCTGGATACAGTTCCAGCAGCCGCGCGTATGAAAGCATTCCCGCACAACTGGGGATGACGCCATCGGCGTTTCGCAGGGGCGGGGAAGGCATTGAGATTCGTTGCACCGTGATTTCGACTGAACTGGGCAAGCTGCTGGTTGCGACGACTGAGCGCGGCGTCTGCGCTGTGCGCTTTGGCGAAAGCGATGCCGCATTGCTTCGCGAACTGAAGCATGATTTTGGGGCGGCGGAGATCCGTCGCGATGACGCGGGGCTGGAGGCGGTGGCAAAACAAATAAAGCAGCTCCTGAAGGGATCGACCGCGCCCTTGAACATCCCGCTCGATCTGCGCGGCACGGCGTTCCAGCAGATGGTGTGGAAAGAGCTGCAACGCATACCGTCCGGACAGACATGGAGTTATACGGAGCTGGCGAAGACGATTGGTCGACCGAAAGCTGTACGCGCCGTGGCGAACGCGTGCGGATCGAATCCTGTTGCGGTGGTGGTGCCGTGCCATCGCGTAGTGCAGAAGAATGGGAGCCTGGCGGGATATCGTTGGGGAGTAAAAAGGAAGGCGGCGTTGTTGGAAAAAGAAGCTGCTGGCCACTAG
- a CDS encoding S1C family serine protease — protein sequence MENIWSKLSNDLADVSAAVGKSVVAVHGTRHPSSGIIIAKDAVVAASHAVRRDDEITVITVPGQKASARVSGRDPSTDLVVLRLQQPLDAPAIRWASTTNLRVGELVLALARTRRGHIVASSGIISGLINGPMRTWRGGEIDQFIRPDLTMYSGFSGGPLVNSQGELLGMNTAGLHRSGITVPSATVQRVSAELLEKGGIQRPYLGLAMQAAPLPESLRTRLNLTASEGLLVVHVEPGSPADKAGIFLGDVLITLAGEPAADIDSVQGILRSHKPGASVEASLIRGGAITNVSLRLEARAA from the coding sequence ATGGAAAATATCTGGAGCAAGCTTTCAAACGATCTGGCGGACGTCTCTGCAGCAGTGGGCAAATCCGTTGTGGCAGTGCACGGCACGCGACATCCTTCCAGCGGCATTATCATTGCCAAAGACGCTGTGGTAGCCGCCAGCCACGCCGTCCGTCGTGACGACGAAATCACCGTGATTACCGTGCCCGGACAAAAAGCTTCCGCGCGCGTCAGCGGGCGCGATCCCAGCACTGACCTCGTTGTTCTGCGCCTGCAACAGCCGCTCGATGCTCCTGCCATCCGGTGGGCATCGACCACAAATCTGCGCGTCGGTGAACTGGTGCTTGCGCTGGCGCGCACACGGCGCGGCCACATAGTCGCCAGTTCGGGAATCATCTCTGGCTTGATCAACGGGCCCATGCGGACATGGCGCGGTGGTGAAATTGACCAATTCATCCGTCCCGATCTCACCATGTATTCCGGCTTCTCCGGCGGCCCGCTGGTCAATAGCCAGGGAGAGCTTCTGGGCATGAATACGGCGGGCTTGCATCGCTCGGGCATCACCGTGCCTTCCGCGACAGTACAGCGCGTTTCAGCTGAACTTCTGGAAAAAGGCGGCATCCAGCGTCCTTATCTCGGCCTTGCCATGCAGGCCGCGCCGTTGCCGGAATCTTTACGAACTCGTCTGAATCTAACCGCCAGTGAGGGATTGCTGGTGGTCCACGTTGAGCCGGGCAGCCCTGCGGATAAAGCCGGAATTTTTCTGGGAGACGTGCTGATCACGTTGGCAGGCGAGCCAGCGGCTGACATTGATTCGGTGCAAGGCATTTTGCGCTCGCACAAACCCGGCGCGTCCGTTGAAGCCAGCCTGATTCGTGGCGGCGCAATCACCAACGTCAGTCTGCGCCTGGAAGCCCGCGCAGCATAA